The Candidatus Rubidus massiliensis DNA segment TTAACGCGGTATCAGTATTAATCATTGCATGTCCATGTGCGCTTGGACTTGCCACCCCTTTATCACTAACCGTTGGAATGGCAAGAGGTGCAACAGAAGGAATATTGATCCGAGATGGAAAGGCGTTAGAAAAATTGGAAAAGGTAAAAACAATCGTAGTTGACAAAACGGGGACATTGACCCTTGGAAAACCACAAGTAGTTGCCATTCAATCATATCATATGAGTGATACGCAATTATTACAGTTGGCTGGATCGTTAGAGCTTTTAAGTGAACATCCTTTAGCAACAGCCGTTGTAAATGAAATGAAAAAAAGAGAAATTGAACCTTTGCCTGTCTCTCATTTTGAAATAGCTGCAGGTTTTGGATTAGAGGGGGAAGTTCAAGGGAAAAAAGTGTTAATTGGAAACAAGGCTTTTCTCAAAACAAAGCAAGTTGTCGTGGAAGAGGAAGTTAGTGAACGAGCCGATTCTTTAGAAAAGGATGCGCAAACAGTTATTTTTGTAGCCCTCGAAGAGACAGTCATTGGGTTATTAGGCATTAAAGATCCCATCAAAACCTCAAGTGTGGAAGCGGTTAAGGCTTTGCATGATCTAGGAATTGAAATTATCGTTTTGTCAGGAGATAATGAGTCGGTCACTAAAAGCGTTGCCAATGCCCTTGGCATTGATCAATTTTATGCTCAAACGAATCCAGAACAAAAACAGCAGATCATTGAAAACATAAAAAAAACAAAAGGATTTGTTGCTATGGCAGGCGATGGGATCAATGACGCACCGGCCCTTGCTGCGGCAGATATTGGTATTGCAATGGGAACTGGAACAGATGTGGCTATTGAAGCTGCTGAAATTACTTTGTTAAGAGGGGATTTAAAGGCTATTTCGAAAGCCATTCTTTTAAGTCGCGCTATGATGAGAAATATTCGACAAAATTTATTTTTTGCTTTCATTTATAATGTTCTAGGTATTCCACTCGCTGCTGGAATTTTGTATCCATTCTTTGGGCTATTAATTAATCCAGCTTTTGCAGCATTGGCTATGAGTTTGAGTTCTTTTTCTGTTATTTTAAATGCCTTGCGATTACGGTATTTATCTTTACGTTAAATTGTAGGAAAAAACTTCAATGTTTCACTCTATCACTCTTCCTATTCATGCAAATAGGCTTTTAAGTGCTTTTCATGAATTTCAGATTGATCTTTCCAAAATGCAAGCGATTTGCAAAGAATGGCAAACGTTTATAAAAAAACTCTATGAATATCAAAAAGAGTACTTAAAAGAAGACTTAGCGAACCAAAAAACGATTGCGTATATAAATCATTGGAAAAAAATACATCCAGACTATGCTTTTTTTGCCATAGGAGATTCTATTTTAATTGGACATTACAGAGACGATGAGTCCAAGTTTATGTTTGATTCACTATATGAAGAAAAAAATAATGGTTTTAAACCAAAAAAAATTCCCCTTCCTTTTGAAACATTTCGGTTTCAACTCTTAAACAAAAATACTTTTGCTATCAAAAAAATAACATATAATAAAACAGAACTGCAACTATGGAAAGTTCGAAGTACTACCAAGCGAGTATGGACTGCCTTTATTAAAGGATATGGTTGCTTTCTTTATTCTTACCCTTATGTAGTCGCAGAAAATGGTAGTTCTTTCAAAATCTTTCACGTTTCAAAACCACAATTGAAAATAAAAATCTATCTATCGTTTGATTTTATTGCTAAAGCAAAAGCTATTTTTGAAAAAACAAATAACACGTTAATTCTAATAAATAAAACAAATGGCATAATCGTTATTCATTTAGATGATTATTCTGTTGAAAACTTTCCAGACAATATCCCTTTTTCAACGGAAGGTTTAGAAGGAAGATATATAGCGAATTATGACAGGAGAATAAAAGCTGTTTATTTATTTGATAAACAAACAGGAATAAACGAATACTTTTTTAACTGCGATGAAAAGAGTGCTGAAAAAACTTTTGCATCTGAATCATTAATAGGATTTTGTCATATTGCGTTAAGTAGTTTGCAAATTTACAAGATTGAGGGAAGAAAAAAGATAGAGTTGAGTATCCCATCCTCTTATTCTGATGAATTTGTAAAAACTGTTATTTTTACTAAATGGCATATTCTAATCAAACTTGTCCATAAGCTCACAATTATTTTTGATTATAATGGCAATTTCATCCAATTTGTTCCTTTAGCCATTCAATTGATTAGAAATAATGTGATTGCTTTTAAACCAAGAGATCCTTATTCGTTAAAGTTTCTTCCAAAAGTTTATAAACCTAAAAAGGCTGAAGGATTTGAATTATATGATCTTGTTAAAAATCGTTTTTTCAAAATTCCTGAAAAAGATATTCCTGATGTATTTAATTAACCTGATTGGACTTAAAATTTAATTTAAAATCTATAACATTTAAAAGGCTTCATGTTTAGTTCAGTTTCTTTACTTCCCATTCAATCAAATCGTTTTTTGCCATCAACAAAAAACAAACTAAATTTTTCAAAAATATGTTTAGTTTGTAAAGCATGGAAACAATGGGTAGATTTTTATGTAGCTTTTGAATGGGAAAAATACCTATTTGAAATAAGCCATAGCGTTAGAAATAACTATTCTGTAATAGAAATAGGAAAAAAAATTCTACTTGAAGAGATAAAAGATTCATCTCATTCTTCCATTCTTTCGATTGTACCATCAAAACTTAAGTATGAGTTAGCCGTAAACTCTAATCAATTTGATATAGAGGTAATAAATAATCAATTTTTTGCGACCTGGATGAAAGATTCAGATGTATCCTTAAGCGGCCAAATCTGGGATATAGATCATCTCGATAATGCAATTTTTCAGTTTTATGAAGAAAGTGACGGAGAAGTGTTATTTGTTGATCTCTTTTTTATCTCTAAACTTTCGTGTCATCATAAAATTAAAGTTGTACAAATTGATACGAAACAATTTTATGAGTTCACTTTTATTGATGTTATAGATGAAATTGAACAAGGCATTTTCCTAAAAGAAAAGAATTCCCTTGTATTGTTTACTAGCAATGACATGATTTGCCTTGATTTATCTCAAAATACTTATAAACAAGACAAAAATAAGCAAGTCTTTTTTTACCCAAGCAAGACTTATGGAAGATACATTTGCAATTACGATTATAAAGAACAAACTATCTATTTATTTGACACCTATTTATTAAAAAACTACCCGTTTATAGGAAAAATTTTTGATTTAAACCGTTTAGGAAATGCAAGTAAGACGACGATGATCTATGCCGATTTTCCTCACCAAGTGGCTGATATTTGCTTTTATCGATTAGACACTAAAGAAAAAATGGTTTTAAATATCCCTAGTCGCTTTTTAAAATATGAAATAGAAATGATCTACATGACATCCAACCATATAGTAATTGACGTAATATGTGGAAATCTAATAATTGATCAAAATGGAAAATTTGTTCGATATATAGATGAAGATTGCACGATTGAAGATAATAATATCATTTATACAAAACAAAATGAAACGTACATTTTTAACCTTATTACTTATCAAATTCGAAAAAAATTAATAGATCATAAAAATTAACTCATTATTGACTTAGCAATGTAGGCTCATGTTTAGTTCAGTTTCTTTACTTCCCATTCAATCAAATCGCTTATTTCTTGCTATGCAGGCGTATAAAATAGACTTTTCAAAAATCCGTTTAGTTTGCAAAGAATGGATGAATGGGATCGATCTATTACTTAAACAAAATGAAGTTTTTGAATGGGAAAAACGAAAGGTAAGTGTAAAGCAATTAGCTGGAAAAGATTATTCACTTACGGAAATGGGAGAACAAGCTCTTCTTTACCATAAAAAAGGCTTTCTCACCTTTACTTCTATTCATGCCATCACTTTGGATCAATTAGAGCCATTTAGAAATTTCTTTCACGAGTTTTGTCTAGAAAAGATTACGAATCGTTTCTTTGTAACTTGGTGGAACTATAGTTGGCCTACACATCATACAGGTGGTTTTTTATGGGATGTGAATAATAGAGAGCATTTACATCAATTTTATGAAGAAACGAAAGGAGAAATGCTCTTTACTGATCATTTCTACATTATAAAACCGACACATCAATCAATAAAAATACTATCTTATGATAAGACCACAAGTTATGAATTTACTTTTGATTTTATTATCGAAGATTTCAAAGAGGCTATCTTTTTGAAGGCAAAAAATGCCCTATTATTGTCAAGTGATTGTCACGGTATTCTTTGCCTTGATTTAAATAATAAAACCCATTTTTTAGATCCAAATAAACATATTTTAGATTATCCCTTAAAAAATTATGGCAATTATCTTTGTAACTTTGATGAATCAGAAAAAAGCATTTATTTATTCGATCCACAAACATTAGAAAATCATCTTTTTAAAGAATGCGGGGAGTCTGGCTATTTTACCTGTTGTGTTGATGACAATATGATTATTTATGTAGATGAAACTAAACTTGTTAAAAATATACACATGTATAATTTAGATTTGAAAGAGAGAATGATTCTAACGATTCCAAATGCCTATTTAGAAAAAGAAGTTGAGATGATATGGGTGTCAACCCATCATTGTGTTATTGATTTAGAGAAAGAATGTTTACTAATTGATCGCAAAGGCCATTATGTTCATTCTTTACCACAAATAGACTACGTAGATGGGAATTATATCGTTTTTTCGGACAAAACAAAATTTAAAGAATATAACTTAATTACTGAGCAAAAGTTTTAATTAACAACTTTTTAAGCTACTTGAAATACATTTGTTTGTAACGTTGTTAAAGCTTCGTCAACAGAAATTCGATCTTGTGGTTTTGCAAGATCAACAATCGTGCGAATAATGACATCTAATTCCGCAGTTCTCTCTATCTCTTTTTTGGCTAAACTTCGGTTAATGTGATTGGTGATTTCTTCTTCTGTTTTTAATTGATTAAATTTAATTTGCGTTTCAGGATCTAAATCATCAGAGTCTATGTAGATTTGATATAAAAGAGCTCCAACGTTTTTTAACTCTTCCTGAATCAACTTTTTAGCTTCTCGTTCATTGTTAAAAACGCTTTCTCCGTGATCACCGCTTAAAACAAACCCATCTTTTAGTAAAAAATTAGAAGCAAATACATCTCTATGGGCTATTCCATTTTTATGAAGTTCATTGATAGCTGACATTATGTCATAAGCCATTCTATTTTTTTGAGCAGCACTCAAAACTAATTCTTTGTTTTGGAGCAATGCTGCGCAGTCGCCTCCTTCACAGAATTCATAAACAGCGTAAAAAGTACCATTCTCTTGTTCAAAAGTATTAAATACCTTAACAAAAGAAGGGTGATCTACAAATTTTTGAGCTATCGATAAATTAGCATCTCTTGCAATGGTATCACCAAAATCTCTACCAATCGCAACAGGCTCTCCAGTTTTTACATTTACACCGGCCCAAACAATTTGCGATTTACCAGCACCTAGTTCATATTCTTTTTCTTCCGATAACGCAAAAATAGATTTAGTTTTTCCGTCAAAAAAGACTTTGCCTGGAACCCCAATCTCCTGTCCATCTATTATTGAAGAGGTTTTTCCAAGTTCTTTTTTATGATCTTTGACGTATTTCGTAATTTTTAAGAAGTCATCAGACGAGTAAGCTAACTTATCTCCAAGTATTTCTACGGCTTGCTTATGGCGAGCTTGATTTAACAAATCCGTATAAACTTTATTAATTTGAACATTATTTTTTATAACTTCTTTGCCCCAATTCGTACGTCCGATTTGTTTTAAAAGATCAACAACAGAGATGTAGGCGTTTTCAAAAAAAATAAACGCTTTGTCGTCTTCTAACATCTTCTTTATTTCAGAAAAAATTTGGTTAAAGACTATGGTCGTTTCTTTTGATTTACCGACAGAAGAGGTGAGTCCAGCCTCTCTTTTAGTTGTAATAAAGGTTTGGTTCGCGGCATCAAAGCGCAATTTTCGATTATCATCTAAGCCCTGATTTAAAACTTGGTGTAAACTTGATAAAACGGTGCTTTCGGTACTCGAAAAAAACTTATTACTTGGTAGCAAGGAAAGTCTTTTACTTACGCGAGATGGATTTGTTTGATTGAGCTGTGTAGAACTAACATTTGTTGCGACAGTCTGTTGAATACTCTCTAAAGATTCAAAAGGGGAGCTTTGTAAATCGATGTGTTCATTATCATTTAAAGCAAAAGGGGTATCGAAAGGAGTATCTTGTAAATCCAAGGGTTCAGCTAGCTTTATAACTACCGGTTGTACAAAGGGGGTAGAGTCTAAATC contains these protein-coding regions:
- a CDS encoding serine/threonine-protein kinase 1, producing MNDYSINVKNLIQQFEGISRPVPNLLNNVEEKVQKATKDVPLDHNPALSNKDFTAKLEPIKKEFRISFILAPTEPLDLDSTPFVQPVVIKLAEPLDLQDTPFDTPFALNDNEHIDLQSSPFESLESIQQTVATNVSSTQLNQTNPSRVSKRLSLLPSNKFFSSTESTVLSSLHQVLNQGLDDNRKLRFDAANQTFITTKREAGLTSSVGKSKETTIVFNQIFSEIKKMLEDDKAFIFFENAYISVVDLLKQIGRTNWGKEVIKNNVQINKVYTDLLNQARHKQAVEILGDKLAYSSDDFLKITKYVKDHKKELGKTSSIIDGQEIGVPGKVFFDGKTKSIFALSEEKEYELGAGKSQIVWAGVNVKTGEPVAIGRDFGDTIARDANLSIAQKFVDHPSFVKVFNTFEQENGTFYAVYEFCEGGDCAALLQNKELVLSAAQKNRMAYDIMSAINELHKNGIAHRDVFASNFLLKDGFVLSGDHGESVFNNEREAKKLIQEELKNVGALLYQIYIDSDDLDPETQIKFNQLKTEEEITNHINRSLAKKEIERTAELDVIIRTIVDLAKPQDRISVDEALTTLQTNVFQVA